GCGGCTTTGGGCCGCACACGGGATGGACGTCCCGGCCTCTGAACCGGACTACATCGGATGCGCACACACCGGGGTGGGAAGAGCCGTACCCACAGGACCTCGAATCGTTCCGCACGCCGGCCAGCCGCAAGTCCTTTCGGCCTGGAAAGGGCCGGCCGCGCTGGTTTCGTTAGCCGCCAGATCCCCTCGGATTCGCAGTGTTCTGCTGCTTTCGTGAAACGTTTGGAGCGTGAAGTTTCACATGACCAGCGTCATGCCCTTGAAGTCGATGCAACGAAACGGTACGCTTAGGAGAAACGAACGTTGCATCGTGAAGGAGGGATGATGCTCCGCATGGCGCTCAGAGCAGGGCGTGTCCAGCAGATTCACAAACGGGAGGAGCGCGGCATTGACAGGAGCAACGAACCGTTCCGGATCGATAAGCTGATTCGACGTCCGGGGCTCGTCGTCATCCAGCGGCCGGCCTTTGAAGCTGGGTACACCCATCACATGAGGGAAATTTACCCCTACTGGGGAATTGGGGTCAGTACTTGCATCAATCAAGGAACCCCGGTCAAGCACCCGCGCCTGCGATTTGACCACTACGTGGACCTGGTGAAGGTGTGGGAAGACCAGGAGTACATATACGTCGAGGACATGTATGTGGACGTTTTGTTGTACGAGCGTTCCTATTACCATGTGATTGATCTCGAGGAATTCGGCGAAGCAATGTTCAACCGGCAAATCAGTCCAGGAGAAGCACGGCGGGTGTTAGAGAACACGCAGAAGTTTGTGGATGCCATGAAGCGCAGCCGACTGTCTTACGCCATCTGGAAGCAGAAATACGGCCGGCATCGGCGCACCTTATGAGCTGTTCTCGACATTCCGTTACAAAACCGTGAAATGGTGTAGCGCTGTTCAGTTTTGGGCTCGCGTTACACTACACACCTGCAAACAAATGTGAGAATCTTATAAATGAGCGTTTTGCAGATTCATGAGTCCTTGTGCAGTAAGGGATAACAGGGCATAAAAAAGGACTTCACCCCAACTTCGAGAAGATTTCAAGTGACCAAACCCAAAACTCTCTGAGGAGGGAAGTCCACTTGTATCTTCTCCAAAAACCTCTGTTTTCCTTTGAACAATGGCTAGAAATTGAATCCAGCGAGCGATTGGATCTGTTCTTTTCAGCGCTTGATCTCGAAAGCTATGCCGCTAAGTTGAGAAATTCCGCACCCCAAGGGGCGAAACCTATCAATCGAGAGGCAATTCTGCGGGCCTTGCTGGCCGCCCCAATGGAGGGTATATCAACGTTCACTCGGTTGCATGAGCGCCTGGACAGAGACTTTCGATTCCGGTATCAGTGTGGTTTTCGGCTGGATGAACGGGCGCCGTCGATTGCTACGCTGAGTCGGGTGTTCAGCGCTGCTGTTGAGAAAGGGCTCGTCAAGGACCTTTTCACTGACCTGGTCAGTCAGTGCAGAGAATCCGGAATCATCAACACCGAACATCTCGCAATCGACAGCACGGCGATTGGCGCCTACGAGAAGAAGCAGCCAAAGTCACGCAGTCAGCATACAGGCAACGCCAACTGGGGTGCCAAGTATGACACATTCGGCAACAAGCTCACGTGGTTCGGATACAAGGTCCACCTTGCGGTGGACACCGCCAGCGAACTTCCGGTAGCCTTGGACGTAACGCCTGCCAACGTATACGACGGCGAAATGGCCATACCGCTGATGAAGGACATCTATGAGCGTAACTGGCGTTTCAAGTTCGTCATGATGGACGCCGGATACGACCAGGTGAAAAATTACGAAGCCGCTCGTGGGTACGGAGCACAGGCAATCATCGCACTGAACAAACGGGGCGAAAAGGAGCCGCCTGCCGGCATTGCCTCGGATGGCACGCCACGTTGTTCAATGGGCTACGACATGGTGTACTGGGGTGCTGACGGTGAACGACTGAAGTTTCGTTGCCCACATGCTGTAGGCAAGGTTGATTGCCCGCTTGGGATTGCAGCTTGCTCGGATTCCAACTACGGAATGGTGGTCAAGAAGAGCATCGGCGAGGATGTCCGGCGTTACTCAAACCCTCACCGAAACACACGAGGCTGGAGAGAACTGTACAACGAGCGGACATCCGTTGAGCGTTGCCATTCCCGACTCAAGGAACACTTGACGATGAGCGATGTGCATGTGAGAGGAATCCGAAAGGTCACAGCTTACGTTTACATCAATACGATAGTTCTGCTTGCATCAGCACTGGCGGCAAGCGCAGCAAGCTGTGCCGAGAAGAGTGCCTAAGTCTGCCCGTCGTTCAGTAAAAGACGTCATGACGTGCGTCTAAGCAGTGTAAATCATTGTAAGACCGATCCATCCAACTGATCCGAATTCGTTTTTCATTCGAGTAGGACGTCATTCTGCAAAACGCTCAAATAAAACCGCATCTCGTCCATGTGCACCTGGGATGGAATGCGGGGAACCACAAGAGGAGGTACCTGGATGGCCAGAGCCCTGTTGTTGGTCGATTTATCGAAAGACTTCGTCTATCCTGACGGCGCGCTGAACTGCGGCGAGGCTGGACTGGGCGTGATTCCCTATTGCAGGTCTCTCGTGAAGGAATTCGTAGAAACAGGAGATCTGATCATTGATGCTCGTGACCTTCACGATCCCGAGGATTACGAAATTGCCTCTGGGTTGTTTCCACCGCATAACCTTCGTCACAGCGAAGGACAGAAGCTGATTGACGAACTGCGCGAGGAACTGAATGGACATGAGGAGAAATACGTGTACATTGCCAAAAAGCACTACAACGCCTGCCAGGGTACAGACTTATTCAACATCATCCGGCAGTATCACATCACCGAGATCCACGTCGCAGGTGTCTGTACGGATATCTGCGTGCGCTACACGGTCAATGGCTTGTACGACTTTAAAACCACGGAACACCCGGACCTTCAGATTGTCGTGCACCGGGAGGGCGTGGCTTCGTTCAACGAAGCCGGGCACCAGGAAAGCCTGCAGCACTTTCCGCGGGTGTTCGGCGCGAAAGTGGTATGATACGCGTTTGCCGCGGGCCATGCGACCCGCGGCAAGACGCTGCAAACTCGGGAGAACGAAAGACAGGTTCGTCACCTGCTGACTGCTGGGTCAAACGATGAAACGAAGCTAATCTTCCAGCTGATCGATCACGTTTTGCGCCATTTCCGCGGCGGCCCCGTCGCCGATTCGTGACATTGGCTGGGTGCGCCGCCATGCCTCCCACGCCGCGATGCCGACACTCGCGCCAATCAACATGGCGGTCATCGTCCCGACACCGTTGCGCCGACGTGGCATAAAGCGACTCCGGACGCCATCAGCCATCCCGTTCATCAAATCCCACATGGCCAGCACCTCCCGCGGCTTATTCTGTCCATCTCATCGAAAATCACACCTTCACTTTCCGAAAGGCGGCATGAAATCTATGGAACTGACGGCAGTACACGAACACGTATGGGTCATTCGCGGCGCTGTGAATATGGGGCTGGTGCGCACGCAGGGAGACGGGCTGGTCGCAGTGGACACGGGCCTGGACAAGCAGGCTGGCAAAACCCTGGAGAAGGCGGCGAAGGAAATCGGGCTGCCGCTTCGGGCCATCGTGAACACACACGCGCACGCCGACCACTTTGGCGGCAATGCGTACCTGTTGTCACGCACCCCAGTGACAGTCTATGCGCCGGAAGGGGAGGCGGCGGTCATTCGGCGGCCCATGTTTGAGCCTGAGTATTTGTGGCAGGGCGCATCGCCGCTGCCGCAGCTTCAGAACAAGTTTCTGCTGGCACAGGCGAGTCCTGTCCATGTAGAATATACACCGGGTGTCCCCTTCGAGGTGGACGGGACGACGTTTTTGCCCGTTGCGCTGCCTGGCCACGCCGCCGCCCAGTGCGGCATCCTTGTTCACGACGTCTGCTTTGCGGCGGACGCGTACTTTGACCCACCGGTCGTGGACAAGCATGGCGTTCCTTATATGGTCGACTACCTCGCCACCTGCAGGAGCGCGGATTCCTTGCGCAGTGTGCAAGCCGCTTGGTTTGTACCGGGACATGGCGAGCCGGCGCGCCGTCCGGACGCGGTCATCGACTACCTGAAACAAAGGCATGAACAGGCATTTCAGACGGTCTTGGCAGCGTGCCGTCACCCGCGTTCCCTGGACGAACTGCTGGCGGACGTTTGTCGTGCACGGAACCTCGCTCCGGCCAACCCCGGCGCGTATGTTCTGCTTCGCACGCCGATCGCGGCGTACGTCACCGCGGCAGTGGGACAGGGAAGGATGGAAATCATCATGGATGGAGGCAAATTGCAATTTCTAACCATAGAGAAGTAGACCCGCAGCGGAATCAACCGAGTGTGGCAGCTGCTGTGCCAGACACCCACATGGCCGCGCGGCTGGTGGATTGGTATGAGCAGAACCGCCGGGAGCTGCCGTGGCGGCAAACCCGCGACCCGTATGCCATCTGGGTCAGCGAGACCATGCTGCAGCAGACGCGCGTCGAAACCGTGATCCCCTATTATCACGCCTTTCTCGCTGCGTTTCCAACGGTTCGGGCCTTGGCGGCCGCAGCGGAGGATGAGGTGCTGAAACGGTGGCAAGGCCTCGGCTACTACTCCCGTGCGCGCAACCTCCACCGGGCTGCGAAGCAGGTTGTGGAGCGGCACCACGGCGTCATTCCAGACGATGAGGCATCGTTCGGCCAACTGCCCGGTGTCGGTCCGTATACGTGCGGCGCCGTGCTGAGTATCGCGTTTGGCAAGCCGATCCCGGCGGTGGACGGCAATGTCCTGCGCGTGATGACGCGGTATCTGTCGCTGTCGGATCCGATTGAGCAGCCTGCGGTGAAGGCGCGTGTGGCGTCGGCGGTGAAGGCGTGGCTGGACGCGGCCGATCCGAACCGGCTTACGCAGGGCCTGATGGAACTGGGCGCAACTGTATGCGTCCCAAAGTCGCCCCGCTGCACGGCCTGTCCGCTGCAGCCGGGGTGTGCCGGAAGCGCAGCCGGCATCGCGGAGGAGCTCCCGGTCCGGCTGCCCAGGCGCGCCCGCAAGCAGGTGGACGTGCTGGCCCTTTGGATTGCGCATCATGGGTATGTGGCGGTGGAGCAGCGGCCGCGCGAGGGGCTGTTGGCGGGGATGTGGCAGCTGCCGGCGGTGGAAGTGGAGCGGGGGCCGAAGGCGTTGTCGGACGCGGACAAAACGGCGCTGCTCCGGGACAAACTGGCCGTCCTGCAGCCAGCGATGGCCGCGGCCGGGGACGTGGACTTCGCCTGCATCGCCCAAGCGAAGCACGTGTTCACCCACATTGACTGGCATGTGGAAGTGTACCGCCCACTCGGAGACAGCTGGCCCCAGCTGGATTTGTCTCGCTGCGTCCCTGTGCAAGCCTTGAAAGACCTGGCGTGGCCCCGGGTGTACGACCGCTTGATTGCGGAGTTGGCACAACCGCTCGCGGTCTTTGACACGGGCGTGGTAAAATAGGGACAGGGGACATATCCTGATCTCGACAGGGTGGTCCCTGTTGGTGCAAAGAGAGGGAGTGAGGCCATGCAGAGCTATACGATTGCCAGAAATGCGTTGATGAGCCGCGTGTTTTTCGGCCTGTTTCTGAGCCTGCTCACGGCTTCCATCGGGCTGGCGGCTGGCCAGTATGTGCCGCCGGTGTGGCTGAGGATGCTCGTGTTTGTCGAGTTGGCCATGATGGTTGTGGCGATGTTCCTGCAGCGTTCCCGACGAATCGGCATGCCCTTCGTGTTGGCCTTTACGTTCGTTTCGGGGATGACCCTGTATCCTGTAATTTCGTACTACATTTCAATCATCGGTGCCGCGCTTGTGCTGGAAGCTGCCGCCATCAGCGGAGCGGCCTTTCTGATTGCAGCCATCGTCGCCTCGCGGTCGTGGTTCGACTTCACCTTCCTGAGCGGGTTTCTGTTTATTGGGCTGCTGGCGCTGGTGCTGATGGGTGTTGTATCGTTCTTTGTCCCGTTTGGGTCCACCGCGTCCTTGGTCTACACGCTGCTTGGCATCGCGATTTTCATCGGCTACGTGCTGTTTGACGTGAACCGCCTGGTGCACTACGGTGTAAGTGAACAGATGGTGCCCTGGGTGGTCCTGTCACTGTACCTGGATTTGATCAACCTGTTTCTGTTTGTGCTCCGGCTCGTCGGACTGAATGTGTCACGCCGGTGAGGCAAGGTGAAGGGCCGTCCGGGCCGCGCGGACGCGTGGGTGTCTCTGTTCGGACCGCCTTGTCAGAGATGTTCCGTCCGCTCGGACGAGTGGCTGGCTTGCGAGTGTACGGGCGATGCTCTATAATCGTGGCAAGTCGACCCGAGTGTCGAACTCTCGTCCTAGTCGGGGACGGGAGTTTTTTGTTTCGCGCGTGTGCCAGGGGTGCGCGCCTTGGTTGAAACCAATGTCGCAGGAGTGGTTCAGGTCATGGAATACCGTCCGCACGAAATTGAGCAGAAGTGGAAGAAGAGATGGGACAAGGCGTCGTCGCACCACGTGCGGGAAGACAGTGGGAAGCCAAAGTATTACTGTCTCGACATGTTCCCATACCCGTCCGGAAGCGGCTTGCATGTCGGGCATTGGCGGAATTATACCATCTCTGATGTCTGGAGCCGCTACAAGACGTTACAAGGCTATGAAGTCCTGCATCCCATGGGGTGGGACGCCTTCGGGCTGCCCGCGGAGAATGATGCGATTAAAAAAGGCATTCATCCGGCGGTTTCGACGGCTCGGAATATCGAAAACTTCAAACGGCAGCTGGAGTCCATTGGGGCGATGTACGACTGGGATCGCGAAATCAACACGAGCGACCCTTCCTACTATAAGTGGACCCAGTACTTTTTCGTCCAGATATTCAAACGCGGACTCGCCTATCGCAAAAAGATGCCCATCAAC
Above is a genomic segment from Alicyclobacillus cycloheptanicus containing:
- a CDS encoding Bax inhibitor-1/YccA family protein, whose product is MQSYTIARNALMSRVFFGLFLSLLTASIGLAAGQYVPPVWLRMLVFVELAMMVVAMFLQRSRRIGMPFVLAFTFVSGMTLYPVISYYISIIGAALVLEAAAISGAAFLIAAIVASRSWFDFTFLSGFLFIGLLALVLMGVVSFFVPFGSTASLVYTLLGIAIFIGYVLFDVNRLVHYGVSEQMVPWVVLSLYLDLINLFLFVLRLVGLNVSRR
- the mutY gene encoding A/G-specific adenine glycosylase; this encodes MAAAVPDTHMAARLVDWYEQNRRELPWRQTRDPYAIWVSETMLQQTRVETVIPYYHAFLAAFPTVRALAAAAEDEVLKRWQGLGYYSRARNLHRAAKQVVERHHGVIPDDEASFGQLPGVGPYTCGAVLSIAFGKPIPAVDGNVLRVMTRYLSLSDPIEQPAVKARVASAVKAWLDAADPNRLTQGLMELGATVCVPKSPRCTACPLQPGCAGSAAGIAEELPVRLPRRARKQVDVLALWIAHHGYVAVEQRPREGLLAGMWQLPAVEVERGPKALSDADKTALLRDKLAVLQPAMAAAGDVDFACIAQAKHVFTHIDWHVEVYRPLGDSWPQLDLSRCVPVQALKDLAWPRVYDRLIAELAQPLAVFDTGVVK
- a CDS encoding MBL fold metallo-hydrolase, which translates into the protein MELTAVHEHVWVIRGAVNMGLVRTQGDGLVAVDTGLDKQAGKTLEKAAKEIGLPLRAIVNTHAHADHFGGNAYLLSRTPVTVYAPEGEAAVIRRPMFEPEYLWQGASPLPQLQNKFLLAQASPVHVEYTPGVPFEVDGTTFLPVALPGHAAAQCGILVHDVCFAADAYFDPPVVDKHGVPYMVDYLATCRSADSLRSVQAAWFVPGHGEPARRPDAVIDYLKQRHEQAFQTVLAACRHPRSLDELLADVCRARNLAPANPGAYVLLRTPIAAYVTAAVGQGRMEIIMDGGKLQFLTIEK
- a CDS encoding transposase, with the translated sequence MYLLQKPLFSFEQWLEIESSERLDLFFSALDLESYAAKLRNSAPQGAKPINREAILRALLAAPMEGISTFTRLHERLDRDFRFRYQCGFRLDERAPSIATLSRVFSAAVEKGLVKDLFTDLVSQCRESGIINTEHLAIDSTAIGAYEKKQPKSRSQHTGNANWGAKYDTFGNKLTWFGYKVHLAVDTASELPVALDVTPANVYDGEMAIPLMKDIYERNWRFKFVMMDAGYDQVKNYEAARGYGAQAIIALNKRGEKEPPAGIASDGTPRCSMGYDMVYWGADGERLKFRCPHAVGKVDCPLGIAACSDSNYGMVVKKSIGEDVRRYSNPHRNTRGWRELYNERTSVERCHSRLKEHLTMSDVHVRGIRKVTAYVYINTIVLLASALAASAASCAEKSA
- a CDS encoding cysteine hydrolase family protein codes for the protein MARALLLVDLSKDFVYPDGALNCGEAGLGVIPYCRSLVKEFVETGDLIIDARDLHDPEDYEIASGLFPPHNLRHSEGQKLIDELREELNGHEEKYVYIAKKHYNACQGTDLFNIIRQYHITEIHVAGVCTDICVRYTVNGLYDFKTTEHPDLQIVVHREGVASFNEAGHQESLQHFPRVFGAKVV